A section of the Methanococcus vannielii SB genome encodes:
- a CDS encoding 50S ribosomal protein L11 — MAEQVVEILVTGGKATAGPPLGPAIGPLGVNIMQVVQMINTKTKDYEGMSVPVKVIVETTKRTFEVEVGIPPASALIKKELGLESGSQEPKHKVAGNITMEKIVKIAKMKQDAMLAYTLKSAAKEVIGTCVSVGVNVEGKTPKEAQKAVDAGEFDSYFN, encoded by the coding sequence ATGGCAGAACAAGTTGTAGAGATTCTAGTAACTGGTGGTAAGGCTACCGCAGGGCCTCCATTAGGGCCTGCAATTGGACCACTAGGTGTAAATATTATGCAAGTAGTCCAAATGATTAACACAAAAACAAAAGACTACGAAGGAATGAGTGTTCCAGTTAAGGTTATTGTTGAAACAACCAAACGGACATTCGAAGTAGAAGTGGGTATTCCTCCAGCATCAGCTTTAATTAAAAAGGAATTAGGGCTTGAAAGCGGTTCACAAGAACCAAAGCACAAAGTTGCAGGAAACATTACAATGGAAAAAATTGTAAAAATAGCAAAAATGAAACAAGATGCAATGTTAGCGTACACATTAAAAAGTGCCGCTAAAGAAGTTATTGGAACATGTGTTTCAGTTGGAGTAAATGTTGAAGGAAAAACTCCAAAAGAAGCACAAAAAGCAGTTGACGCTGGAGAATTTGACAGCTACTTTAACTAA
- a CDS encoding transcription elongation factor Spt5 — MIFAVRTTNGQEKNVAEALATKAEKENLEVFSILATEDLKGYILVEAANKGALDELVRKSFKVKGIVPGETTVNELDHLLTPTKIIENIDKGDVVELVGGPFKGERARVTRVDKNKEEITLELIDAAVPIPITVGVEQVKIVAKQK; from the coding sequence ATGATTTTTGCAGTACGAACTACTAACGGCCAGGAAAAAAACGTTGCAGAGGCCTTGGCTACAAAAGCAGAAAAAGAAAATTTGGAAGTATTTTCAATACTTGCAACAGAAGATTTAAAAGGTTATATATTAGTTGAAGCTGCAAACAAAGGGGCTTTAGACGAACTTGTTAGGAAAAGCTTTAAGGTAAAGGGGATAGTTCCCGGAGAAACTACCGTAAATGAATTAGATCACCTTTTGACCCCTACAAAGATAATTGAAAACATCGACAAAGGAGATGTTGTAGAGCTTGTTGGAGGGCCATTTAAGGGCGAAAGAGCAAGAGTTACTAGGGTTGACAAAAACAAAGAAGAAATTACTCTTGAATTGATAGATGCAGCAGTTCCAATTCCAATAACAGTTGGGGTTGAGCAGGTAAAAATAGTAGCAAAACAAAAATAG
- a CDS encoding protein translocase SEC61 complex subunit gamma, with product MAIEKPSIDMPKIDSKSMVNNLKDFLQQCKRVLMISRKPNREEYLTISKVTGIGICLLGIIGFFIHVPVTYLKTLILP from the coding sequence TTGGCAATTGAAAAGCCTTCAATAGATATGCCGAAAATTGATTCAAAATCAATGGTAAATAATCTAAAAGATTTTTTACAACAGTGCAAAAGAGTACTAATGATTTCAAGAAAACCAAATAGGGAAGAATACTTAACAATTTCTAAAGTTACCGGGATTGGAATATGTCTTCTTGGAATAATTGGATTCTTCATCCACGTTCCAGTTACTTACCTCAAAACCCTTATACTGCCCTAA
- the ftsZ gene encoding cell division protein FtsZ, whose amino-acid sequence MKFLKNIAQTDFLDAAPEQISDIDRELLELIEQSKARITVIGCGGAGNNAINRLLAESISGARVIAINTDAQQLVKTHADHKVLIGKNLTKGLGAGGNPVKGEESAKENAEEIKKSIQDSDLVFITCGLGGGTGTGSAPVVAEISKKIGALTVAVVTLPFSMEGKVRMSNALAGLNKLKEIADTIVIIPNDKLLEIVHNVPLRTAFKVADEVLMNSVRGMVELVNNAGDIHVDFADVRAVMNNGGIAMMGIGESDSEKRAREAIQIALNSPLLCVDVDGATGALIHITGPEDMSLDEAKEIVSTVSDRLDDKATIIWGTTIDETLENSLRVLLIVTGTKSTGNYAIDTTKKRYLIDIPKI is encoded by the coding sequence TTGAAATTTTTAAAAAACATTGCACAAACTGACTTTTTAGACGCAGCTCCAGAACAAATTTCTGATATTGACAGGGAGTTATTAGAATTAATAGAGCAATCAAAAGCTCGGATTACTGTTATAGGCTGTGGGGGGGCAGGAAATAACGCTATTAATAGGCTTCTCGCAGAGAGTATTAGTGGGGCAAGAGTTATTGCGATAAACACCGATGCACAACAACTTGTAAAAACACATGCTGATCATAAAGTTTTAATTGGAAAAAATCTTACAAAAGGACTGGGTGCAGGTGGAAACCCTGTTAAAGGCGAAGAATCAGCAAAAGAAAATGCAGAAGAAATTAAAAAATCAATTCAAGATTCAGACCTCGTGTTTATCACCTGCGGGCTTGGTGGTGGAACCGGTACAGGTTCAGCTCCGGTTGTAGCAGAAATTTCTAAAAAGATAGGAGCACTAACTGTTGCAGTTGTAACACTACCGTTTTCAATGGAAGGAAAAGTTAGAATGTCAAATGCACTAGCCGGACTTAACAAGTTAAAAGAAATTGCGGATACTATTGTTATTATTCCTAACGATAAGCTGTTAGAGATTGTTCATAACGTTCCCTTAAGAACTGCTTTTAAAGTGGCTGATGAAGTTTTGATGAATTCAGTTAGGGGAATGGTTGAACTTGTAAACAATGCAGGCGATATCCACGTGGACTTTGCAGATGTTAGGGCCGTAATGAATAATGGTGGAATTGCAATGATGGGTATTGGTGAAAGTGATTCTGAAAAAAGAGCAAGAGAAGCAATACAAATTGCATTAAATAGTCCTCTTCTATGTGTTGATGTAGATGGTGCAACTGGTGCATTAATCCACATAACTGGACCTGAAGATATGAGCTTAGATGAAGCAAAAGAGATAGTTTCAACTGTTTCAGATAGGCTCGATGATAAGGCAACAATTATCTGGGGTACAACAATAGATGAAACACTAGAAAATTCATTAAGGGTTTTACTTATCGTTACCGGAACAAAATCAACAGGAAATTACGCAATAGATACTACTAAAAAGAGATATTTAATAGATATTCCAAAGATTTAA
- a CDS encoding DNA topoisomerase IV subunit A has translation MITSKERDLAAQKILKLANEMYNDILHGKRPKITFPIRSLANAKFDVDKGTFAILGKEKDRTLTVNQAKIFAQTIKMMEFSKSLLDTNDFSTLREAYYVSKNWGEARFDDQQPSNGVIEDIEAASEHLREDLGFIPEEDGAAVVGPLKIRDRTADGEEIRIDCAKLGSGAYSIPNDVTKLEFDTKAEFILAIETAGMFARLNAEGFWNKHNCILISLKGVPARATRRFIKRLNEEHKLPILVFTDGDPYGYLNIYRTLKVGSGKAVHLADKLAIPDARLIGVTPQDILDYDLPTHPLKDHDIKRLKDGLKNDDFVRSFPEWQKALNQMADGKVRAEQQSLAKYGLKYVVEEYLPTKVEDQSTWLP, from the coding sequence GTGATAACGTCTAAAGAAAGAGATTTAGCAGCTCAAAAAATATTAAAACTTGCAAATGAAATGTATAATGATATATTACATGGCAAAAGGCCAAAAATTACATTTCCAATAAGGAGCCTTGCAAATGCAAAGTTTGACGTTGACAAAGGAACTTTTGCAATACTTGGAAAAGAAAAAGATAGGACATTAACGGTAAATCAAGCCAAAATATTTGCTCAAACCATTAAAATGATGGAATTTTCAAAAAGTTTGTTAGATACTAATGACTTTTCAACCCTAAGGGAAGCGTATTATGTTTCTAAAAATTGGGGTGAAGCAAGATTTGACGACCAACAACCTTCAAATGGCGTTATTGAAGATATTGAAGCAGCATCAGAACATTTAAGGGAGGATTTAGGATTTATTCCCGAAGAAGACGGTGCAGCAGTTGTAGGCCCGTTAAAAATACGGGATAGAACCGCAGATGGCGAAGAAATTAGGATAGATTGTGCAAAATTAGGTAGTGGTGCATACAGTATACCAAACGATGTTACAAAACTAGAATTTGATACAAAAGCAGAATTTATTTTAGCAATAGAGACCGCAGGTATGTTTGCAAGGCTTAATGCAGAAGGATTTTGGAATAAACATAATTGCATATTAATATCATTAAAAGGAGTCCCTGCAAGGGCAACGAGAAGATTTATAAAAAGATTAAATGAAGAACATAAACTTCCAATTCTGGTATTTACGGATGGTGACCCTTATGGGTACCTAAACATTTATAGGACCCTAAAAGTAGGAAGTGGTAAAGCCGTTCACCTCGCAGATAAATTAGCAATTCCTGATGCAAGATTAATCGGCGTAACTCCTCAGGATATTTTAGATTACGACCTTCCAACGCATCCTTTAAAAGACCATGATATTAAAAGATTAAAAGATGGCCTTAAAAATGATGATTTTGTCCGTTCATTTCCTGAGTGGCAGAAAGCACTAAACCAGATGGCTGACGGTAAAGTAAGGGCAGAACAGCAGTCTTTAGCAAAATACGGTTTAAAATACGTTGTTGAAGAATACCTTCCTACAAAAGTTGAAGACCAAAGTACTTGGCTCCCGTAA
- a CDS encoding CAP domain-containing protein, translating into MNWLSKVFTLTVITISLLTSLSAELSPIGCENIFNNLACQNFNENHNNLLNNRQVTNFQLTSILNKNIAYQTYEVRSFAPLKRESSKTVLIKSRQISINQETSPEVNTGTNTGNTGTNTGNTGTNTGNSEVKDNSENVQAHGSTIVVVRRTTSNTPKVEEPKVEEPKVEEPKVEEPKVEEPKVEEPKVEEPKVEEPKVEEPITDMNAQIGHYILIYTNRERASHGLNAFILDERLNKIAQDHSNDMVKNNYFSHTSLDGKSPTDRAVSAGYDVKKSLGNGYFAIGIGENIAKMPTGNVLGIGHVSNDAQSVAKATVDAWMNSPGHRANILSSRYTRIGIGVAFDGRFYVETQNFF; encoded by the coding sequence ATGAATTGGCTCTCAAAGGTTTTTACATTAACGGTAATTACCATATCTCTTTTAACGTCCCTCAGTGCTGAATTAAGCCCGATTGGATGTGAAAACATATTTAACAACTTAGCATGCCAAAATTTTAACGAAAATCATAATAATTTACTAAATAACCGCCAAGTTACCAATTTTCAACTAACAAGTATATTGAATAAAAACATAGCATATCAAACATATGAAGTCAGGTCTTTTGCACCGTTAAAAAGAGAGTCTTCAAAAACAGTGCTTATAAAGTCAAGACAAATTTCAATAAATCAGGAAACTAGTCCTGAAGTAAATACTGGAACTAACACCGGAAATACTGGAACTAACACCGGAAATACTGGAACTAACACCGGAAATTCGGAAGTTAAAGATAATTCCGAAAATGTTCAAGCACATGGGTCGACAATAGTTGTTGTCAGAAGGACTACTTCAAATACTCCTAAAGTAGAAGAACCTAAAGTAGAAGAACCTAAAGTAGAAGAACCTAAAGTAGAAGAACCTAAAGTAGAAGAACCTAAAGTAGAAGAACCTAAAGTAGAAGAACCTAAAGTAGAAGAACCTAAAGTAGAAGAACCGATAACTGACATGAATGCCCAGATTGGACATTATATATTAATATATACCAATAGAGAACGTGCTTCTCACGGGCTTAATGCGTTTATATTAGATGAAAGGCTAAACAAAATCGCACAAGATCATAGTAATGACATGGTCAAAAATAATTACTTTTCACATACTAGTTTAGATGGAAAATCCCCGACCGATAGGGCCGTATCCGCAGGTTACGACGTTAAAAAATCCCTTGGAAACGGCTATTTTGCAATAGGTATTGGTGAAAACATAGCTAAAATGCCAACAGGAAACGTGCTTGGTATAGGCCATGTTTCAAACGATGCACAAAGTGTTGCAAAAGCCACCGTTGATGCATGGATGAATAGTCCGGGACATCGTGCAAATATATTAAGTTCAAGATATACTAGAATAGGAATAGGCGTAGCATTTGATGGCAGGTTCTACGTTGAAACTCAGAACTTCTTTTAA
- a CDS encoding 2,3-bisphosphoglycerate-independent phosphoglycerate mutase: protein MKAVIFVIDGLGDRPDEFGNTPLKEANTHTMDKIAKEGICGIMNAIDIGVRPGSDTAHLALLGYDPYETYTGRGPFEACGVGITVKPGDIAFRCNFSSVDKEFIVTDRRAGRIEDTSLLEKELDGLKIDDVEVIFKESGGYRAALLLRGPNLSDKISDADPKKEGKKVKEIIPLDDSKEAEKTANILNRLLKVAYEKLDGHPVNQKRRTNNLPVANMIIPRGVGKVPEIIPFDKKYGLKGACIAGTGLIKGIAKMVNLDVIEVKGATGTPDSNFMAKAKALVETLKTHDFVLINVKGADEAGHDGNYEVKKQVIEKIDEMLTYIMENIDRKDVYFVLTGDHSTPIEEMDHSADPLPIVIWGKSVRVDDVEKFDEFSTCKGGLNWIKGKNIMPILIDLMGLSKKYGA from the coding sequence ATGAAAGCAGTTATTTTTGTTATAGATGGACTTGGGGATAGGCCCGATGAATTTGGCAATACACCTTTAAAAGAAGCAAATACTCATACAATGGATAAAATAGCAAAAGAAGGGATTTGTGGGATAATGAATGCAATTGATATTGGAGTAAGGCCGGGAAGTGATACTGCACATCTTGCACTATTAGGATATGACCCTTATGAAACATACACTGGAAGGGGACCATTTGAAGCTTGTGGTGTCGGAATTACAGTAAAACCTGGAGACATTGCATTTAGGTGCAACTTTTCATCAGTTGACAAAGAATTCATCGTCACAGATAGAAGAGCAGGAAGAATTGAAGATACAAGTTTGCTAGAAAAAGAACTTGATGGATTAAAAATTGATGATGTAGAAGTAATTTTTAAAGAATCTGGCGGATACAGAGCAGCACTTTTATTGAGGGGCCCTAATTTAAGTGATAAAATAAGTGATGCAGACCCTAAAAAAGAAGGGAAAAAGGTAAAGGAAATAATTCCATTAGATGATTCAAAAGAAGCAGAAAAAACTGCAAACATATTGAATAGACTTTTAAAAGTTGCTTACGAAAAGTTAGATGGTCATCCAGTAAATCAGAAGAGAAGAACTAACAATTTGCCTGTTGCAAACATGATAATTCCAAGAGGAGTTGGGAAAGTTCCTGAAATTATACCATTTGATAAAAAATACGGTTTAAAAGGTGCTTGTATTGCTGGAACGGGCCTTATAAAAGGAATTGCTAAAATGGTAAATCTTGACGTTATTGAAGTTAAGGGTGCTACCGGAACTCCAGATTCTAACTTTATGGCAAAAGCTAAAGCTCTCGTTGAAACATTGAAAACTCACGATTTCGTACTCATAAATGTAAAAGGTGCTGATGAAGCAGGACATGACGGAAATTACGAAGTTAAAAAACAGGTTATCGAAAAAATCGATGAAATGTTAACCTACATTATGGAAAATATTGATAGAAAAGATGTCTATTTTGTATTAACTGGAGACCATTCTACACCCATTGAAGAAATGGATCACTCTGCAGACCCACTTCCAATTGTAATATGGGGAAAAAGTGTAAGGGTTGACGATGTCGAAAAATTTGACGAATTTTCAACATGTAAAGGTGGCCTTAATTGGATAAAAGGAAAAAATATCATGCCAATTTTAATCGATTTAATGGGGCTTTCAAAAAAGTATGGGGCATAA
- the twy1 gene encoding 4-demethylwyosine synthase TYW1 → MIPDEIYNVLRKQHYQIKGHSSVKLCGWVRKSFLDGNECYKSKFYGINTHRCIQSTPSVAWCQQECMFCWRILPSDLNTKPYSLPEWKNPENVAEDILKMHRTILMGYKGILNRIGEEKFNEAMTPKHIALSLSGEPTMYPYLAELIEIFHNLGMSTFLVSNGILTEIIEKVNPTQLYISLDAYDLESYKKICNGTEKDWENILNTLDILKNKKRSCIRTTVIRNINDDLLKFKELYSRSNANFIEIKSYMNVGYSRKRLELSDMLKHEELLRMCENLEKNSSFEITNDSFESRVVLLSNKDKKLNPKIDFGF, encoded by the coding sequence TTGATACCTGATGAAATATACAATGTCTTAAGAAAACAGCACTACCAAATTAAAGGCCACAGTTCTGTCAAACTTTGTGGATGGGTTCGAAAATCCTTTTTAGATGGAAACGAATGTTACAAATCGAAATTTTATGGGATAAATACACATAGATGTATTCAAAGTACGCCTTCTGTAGCTTGGTGTCAGCAAGAATGTATGTTTTGCTGGAGAATACTCCCTAGTGATTTAAATACTAAGCCATATTCTCTTCCCGAATGGAAAAATCCTGAAAATGTTGCAGAAGACATTTTAAAAATGCACAGGACAATTTTAATGGGGTATAAAGGAATTTTAAATCGAATTGGTGAAGAAAAATTTAATGAAGCAATGACTCCAAAACACATTGCCCTATCGCTTTCTGGGGAGCCTACAATGTATCCATACCTTGCAGAATTAATAGAAATATTCCATAATTTAGGAATGTCAACTTTTTTGGTTTCAAATGGAATATTAACTGAAATAATTGAAAAAGTAAATCCAACTCAACTATATATCTCCCTTGATGCTTACGACCTTGAAAGCTATAAAAAAATCTGCAACGGAACCGAAAAAGATTGGGAAAATATACTAAACACATTAGATATTTTAAAGAATAAAAAAAGGTCATGCATACGCACTACAGTTATTAGAAATATAAATGACGACCTTTTAAAATTTAAAGAGCTTTATAGTAGGTCAAACGCAAATTTTATAGAGATAAAGTCATACATGAACGTAGGATATTCAAGAAAAAGACTCGAACTTTCAGACATGTTAAAGCATGAAGAGCTTTTAAGAATGTGCGAAAATTTAGAAAAAAATAGTAGTTTTGAAATTACTAATGATTCATTTGAAAGTAGAGTAGTATTGCTTTCAAATAAAGACAAGAAATTAAATCCAAAAATTGACTTTGGATTCTAA
- a CDS encoding molybdopterin-guanine dinucleotide biosynthesis protein MobB produces the protein MTRVIGVIGRKDTGKTNLIADILKNLKSENLSFATVKNSHMDIEVDVLGTDSHNLKKLSEVSVFVTKKGSAFYYDNMNLKNILAKIDCDILIVEGFKEELIELNIPKILVTRDGKGTELEDLQTVMRVDDFKYDIDEVKNKVLEKAVVPTYNLNCGYCGHNCKIFTEKVVAGVIKWDSCVMATGLKLVVDGKTIPLNPFVSEIIQNTLKGMIGTLKCAKNPKNISIKIEKK, from the coding sequence ATGACAAGAGTAATTGGAGTAATTGGAAGAAAGGATACTGGAAAAACTAACCTAATTGCCGATATCCTCAAGAATCTGAAAAGCGAAAATTTGAGCTTTGCAACTGTTAAAAACTCCCATATGGACATTGAAGTAGATGTTTTGGGAACCGACTCACACAATTTAAAAAAGTTGTCTGAAGTTTCAGTTTTTGTTACTAAAAAAGGTTCTGCTTTTTATTATGATAATATGAACCTTAAAAATATCCTTGCAAAAATCGACTGCGATATTCTAATAGTTGAAGGTTTTAAAGAGGAATTAATAGAACTAAATATCCCAAAAATTCTTGTTACAAGGGACGGCAAGGGTACAGAATTAGAAGACCTTCAAACAGTAATGAGAGTAGACGATTTTAAATACGATATTGATGAAGTTAAAAATAAAGTCCTTGAAAAGGCAGTTGTTCCAACATACAACCTAAACTGCGGGTATTGTGGACATAACTGTAAGATATTTACTGAAAAAGTTGTAGCAGGAGTAATTAAATGGGATAGTTGTGTTATGGCAACAGGACTTAAGTTGGTAGTAGATGGTAAAACTATTCCATTAAACCCTTTTGTTTCGGAAATTATTCAAAACACTTTAAAAGGGATGATAGGTACCTTAAAATGTGCTAAAAATCCAAAAAATATTTCAATTAAAATTGAAAAGAAATAA
- a CDS encoding ArsR/SmtB family transcription factor translates to MVMDEYKYEYMAEVFKAFADPTRLMILELLSENESMCVCKIIEELKKPQPTISHHLNILKKSGIIKARKEGTWNHYYIVNPKVREMISIIRGIVD, encoded by the coding sequence ATGGTAATGGATGAATACAAGTACGAGTATATGGCAGAAGTGTTTAAGGCGTTTGCTGACCCAACAAGATTAATGATTTTGGAACTTTTAAGTGAAAACGAAAGTATGTGTGTTTGTAAGATTATTGAAGAATTAAAAAAACCACAACCTACAATTTCTCACCATTTGAACATCTTAAAAAAATCAGGAATCATTAAGGCAAGAAAAGAAGGAACTTGGAATCACTATTATATTGTAAACCCCAAGGTAAGAGAAATGATATCGATAATTAGGGGAATCGTTGATTAA
- a CDS encoding OBG GTPase family GTP-binding protein → MGVQEEIKKLEDELLHTQYNKATQKHIGRLKAKLAKLRDEQQNPKGSGGASGPSYAVRKTGDATVAFVGFPSVGKSTLLNKITNANSEVGAYAFTTLTIIPGLMEHKGAKIQVLDAPGIISGASFGRGRGSEVLAAVRNVDLVMLVVDVFSPEHIPILEKELSNVGIRLDQEKPDVKIEKHDRGGLSINTTVPLTKIDDETIAAILGEHRIHNAGVLIRDDIDADQLIDVVLDSRSYIPTLVIVNKIDLADEPNLKKTEVAIGNRPHVFVSGHKEINLEELKDKIFETLGFIKLYLKPQGKKADVEEPLIILKNSTVEDVCNRLHRDFVKNFRYALVWGNSAKHPGQRVGLDHVLKDEDILTIVVKRSL, encoded by the coding sequence ATGGGCGTTCAGGAAGAAATAAAGAAGCTTGAAGACGAATTATTACATACTCAATATAATAAAGCTACTCAAAAGCATATTGGAAGACTTAAAGCAAAGCTTGCCAAATTAAGAGATGAGCAGCAAAACCCTAAAGGTTCCGGTGGTGCATCCGGCCCATCTTATGCAGTTAGAAAAACAGGAGATGCAACTGTTGCATTTGTTGGTTTTCCATCTGTTGGTAAGTCTACTTTATTAAACAAAATTACCAATGCAAATTCGGAAGTTGGAGCATATGCATTTACAACTTTAACAATTATTCCCGGACTAATGGAACATAAGGGTGCAAAAATCCAGGTTCTTGATGCACCGGGGATTATTTCAGGTGCTTCATTTGGTAGAGGTAGGGGTAGCGAAGTACTTGCTGCAGTTAGAAACGTTGACCTTGTAATGCTTGTTGTAGACGTATTCTCACCAGAACATATACCGATACTTGAAAAGGAACTTAGTAATGTAGGAATCAGACTTGACCAAGAGAAACCTGATGTAAAAATTGAAAAACACGATAGAGGCGGACTTTCAATTAATACTACAGTCCCCTTAACAAAAATAGATGATGAAACAATTGCCGCAATTTTAGGGGAACATAGGATTCATAACGCAGGCGTTTTAATTCGTGACGATATAGATGCAGACCAATTAATAGACGTTGTGCTTGACAGCAGATCATATATCCCAACGCTTGTAATTGTTAATAAAATTGACCTTGCGGATGAACCAAATTTAAAAAAGACAGAAGTTGCAATTGGAAATAGGCCTCATGTGTTTGTATCTGGCCATAAAGAAATTAATCTTGAAGAATTAAAAGATAAGATTTTTGAAACTTTGGGTTTTATTAAATTATACTTAAAACCGCAAGGTAAAAAGGCAGATGTTGAAGAACCGTTGATTATTTTAAAAAATTCAACTGTGGAAGATGTTTGTAATAGGCTACATAGAGATTTTGTTAAAAATTTTAGATACGCGCTTGTTTGGGGAAATTCTGCAAAGCACCCCGGACAGAGAGTCGGCCTTGACCATGTTTTAAAAGATGAAGATATTTTAACAATCGTTGTTAAAAGGTCACTTTAA
- the map gene encoding type II methionyl aminopeptidase → MNEEEYKKIIKAGEIISKVRSEALKMIKPGNKLYDVAEFVENRVRELGGNIGFPCNISLNDIAAHYTPYFGDESTFSENDVVKLDLGAHVDGFIADTAVTVDLSGKYSDLKKASEDALNTVIKEIVPPMNVGEMGKIIQEVIESYGYKPISNLSGHVMHQYSLHSGVSIPNVFEKTSSTIDVGDVVAIEPFATTGFGQVVDGKDRFIFKYLKSRPVRLQAARNILKEIEQNHAYLPFSERDMAKIDPMYKTAIKNLLISGILYGYPTLVERNQGIVAQSEHTIVITENGVEITTK, encoded by the coding sequence ATGAATGAAGAGGAATATAAAAAAATTATAAAAGCAGGGGAAATAATTTCAAAAGTTCGAAGTGAAGCTTTGAAAATGATAAAACCCGGCAATAAATTATACGATGTTGCAGAATTTGTTGAAAATAGAGTTAGAGAACTTGGTGGAAACATTGGATTTCCATGCAATATTTCTTTAAATGATATTGCTGCACATTATACTCCCTATTTTGGAGATGAAAGTACTTTTTCAGAAAATGATGTTGTAAAACTGGACTTGGGAGCACATGTTGACGGATTTATTGCAGATACTGCCGTTACTGTTGATTTGTCTGGAAAATATTCAGACTTAAAAAAAGCATCGGAAGATGCATTAAATACAGTTATAAAAGAGATTGTCCCCCCAATGAACGTAGGGGAAATGGGAAAAATAATTCAGGAAGTAATTGAAAGTTATGGATATAAACCAATTTCAAACCTTTCTGGACACGTAATGCACCAATATTCATTGCATTCGGGAGTAAGTATTCCAAACGTCTTTGAAAAAACTAGTAGTACTATTGATGTTGGGGATGTTGTTGCAATTGAACCTTTCGCAACAACTGGTTTTGGACAAGTCGTGGATGGAAAAGACCGATTTATCTTCAAATATTTAAAGTCAAGACCGGTAAGGCTTCAGGCAGCTCGAAATATTTTAAAAGAAATCGAACAAAACCATGCATACCTTCCATTTTCAGAGCGAGATATGGCAAAAATTGACCCAATGTATAAAACTGCGATTAAAAACCTTTTGATATCTGGAATTTTATACGGGTACCCGACATTAGTTGAAAGAAATCAGGGAATTGTAGCTCAGAGCGAGCATACAATTGTTATTACAGAAAATGGTGTTGAAATTACCACAAAATAG
- a CDS encoding GMP synthase subunit A — translation MIVILNNGGQYVHRIQRSLKYIGVPAKIVLNSTNLEEIEKNPEIKGIILSGGPDITKATNCENIALNSKLPVLGICLGHQLISKAYGGKVKRAESEEYASIKIHVKYENDIFKNVPNEFTAWASHMDEVKEIPDCLEVLAFSEICGVEAFKHKEKLVYGVQFHPEVSHTEHGELILKNFCKVCGFKFNE, via the coding sequence ATGATAGTCATTTTAAACAACGGCGGACAGTACGTGCATAGAATTCAGAGGAGCTTAAAATATATTGGAGTACCTGCAAAAATTGTTTTAAATTCCACTAACCTTGAAGAGATAGAAAAAAATCCGGAAATAAAAGGAATAATTCTAAGCGGCGGCCCAGATATTACAAAAGCTACAAACTGTGAAAACATTGCATTGAATTCAAAACTTCCTGTTTTAGGAATATGTCTTGGACATCAATTAATTTCAAAGGCATATGGTGGAAAGGTTAAAAGAGCAGAATCTGAAGAATATGCAAGTATTAAAATCCATGTAAAATATGAAAATGATATATTCAAAAATGTTCCAAACGAATTTACCGCATGGGCTTCACATATGGATGAGGTTAAAGAAATTCCAGATTGTCTTGAAGTTTTAGCGTTTTCTGAAATTTGTGGAGTAGAAGCATTTAAACATAAGGAAAAATTAGTTTATGGGGTGCAATTTCACCCTGAAGTTTCGCATACTGAACATGGCGAACTAATCCTTAAAAATTTTTGTAAAGTATGCGGTTTTAAATTTAATGAATAG